One Pectobacterium brasiliense DNA window includes the following coding sequences:
- a CDS encoding YijD family membrane protein: MTEKPHQEKGTLVLALIAGLSVNGAFAALFSSIVPFSIFPLIALVLSIYCLHQRYLHHSMPEGIPMLAAASFLLGLLIYSAIVRVEYPAIGSNFIPSILCVVLVFWIGLKLRRRKETDSVSAEESETL, translated from the coding sequence ATGACAGAAAAACCTCACCAAGAAAAAGGTACGCTGGTGCTGGCGTTGATTGCGGGCTTATCCGTCAATGGCGCATTCGCCGCCTTGTTCAGCAGTATTGTTCCGTTCTCTATTTTTCCCCTGATTGCGCTGGTATTGTCCATTTATTGTCTGCATCAACGCTATTTACACCACAGTATGCCGGAAGGCATTCCGATGCTGGCGGCGGCCAGTTTTCTGCTGGGATTATTGATTTACAGCGCCATCGTGCGCGTTGAATATCCCGCCATAGGATCGAACTTTATTCCTTCAATCCTGTGCGTGGTGTTGGTTTTCTGGATTGGCCTGAAGCTGCGCCGCAGAAAAGAAACGGATTCCGTATCCGCAGAGGAGAGCGAGACGTTATAG
- the trmA gene encoding tRNA (uridine(54)-C5)-methyltransferase TrmA, with protein sequence MTPEILPIEQYDDQLAEKTERLRGMMAPFNAPEPVVFRSPVSHYRMRAEFRIWHDGDELYHIMFDQQTKQRIRVDRFPAASELINRLMPELLAAIQPDSVLRRKLFQIDYLSTLSGEVIVSLLYHRALDEEWQEHARALRDSLTAQGFRLQLIGRATKTKICLDRDYVDECLPVAGRDMIYRQVENSFTQPNAAINIQMLEWALDATAGSTGDLLELYCGNGNFSLALARNFERVLATEIAKPSVAAAQYNIAANQIENVQIIRMAAEEFTQAMQGVRQFNRLKGIDLTSYQCETIFVDPPRSGLDDETVKLVQAYPRILYISCNPETLSNNLQTLSETHDIRRLALFDQFPYTHHMECGVLLERRQ encoded by the coding sequence ATGACGCCAGAAATCCTGCCCATCGAACAATACGACGACCAGCTTGCAGAGAAAACCGAGCGTCTGCGTGGGATGATGGCACCGTTCAATGCACCGGAGCCTGTCGTCTTCCGTTCTCCCGTCAGTCACTATCGGATGCGCGCCGAATTCCGTATCTGGCACGATGGCGACGAGCTTTACCACATCATGTTTGACCAGCAAACCAAACAGCGCATTCGGGTCGACCGCTTTCCGGCTGCCAGTGAACTGATCAACCGCCTGATGCCGGAGCTGCTTGCCGCCATTCAGCCCGATTCCGTCCTGCGCCGCAAACTGTTCCAGATAGACTATCTGTCCACCCTTAGCGGCGAAGTGATCGTTTCTCTGCTGTATCACCGCGCACTGGATGAGGAATGGCAGGAACATGCCCGCGCGCTGCGCGATAGCCTGACAGCGCAGGGGTTCCGTCTACAGTTGATTGGTCGCGCGACAAAAACCAAAATCTGCCTCGATCGCGATTATGTCGATGAATGCCTGCCGGTTGCAGGTCGGGATATGATTTACCGACAGGTAGAAAACAGCTTCACGCAGCCGAATGCCGCGATAAATATTCAGATGCTGGAATGGGCGCTGGATGCGACAGCGGGATCAACGGGAGATTTACTGGAGCTGTATTGCGGCAACGGCAACTTTTCACTCGCGCTGGCAAGAAATTTCGAACGCGTACTGGCAACCGAGATTGCCAAGCCCTCCGTCGCGGCGGCACAATATAATATCGCGGCGAACCAGATAGAGAACGTGCAGATTATCCGCATGGCGGCAGAAGAATTTACGCAGGCTATGCAGGGCGTACGCCAGTTTAACCGCTTAAAGGGTATCGATCTGACGAGCTACCAATGCGAGACCATTTTTGTTGACCCGCCGCGCAGCGGACTGGATGACGAAACGGTGAAACTGGTGCAGGCGTATCCGCGCATTCTTTATATTTCCTGCAACCCGGAAACGCTGAGCAACAACCTGCAAACGCTCTCGGAAACCCACGACATTCGCCGTCTGGCGCTGTTCGATCAATTCCCGTACACCCATCATATGGAGTGTGGCGTGCTATTGGAAAGACGTCAGTAA
- the btuB gene encoding TonB-dependent vitamin B12 receptor BtuB has translation MIKKISLLTALSVTAFSGWAQENSSSPNSSSEKNADDMVVTANRFAQPVSSVLAPTTVVTREEIERLQAKSLTDVMRRLPGVDIGQNGGLGQKSSLFIRGTNSSHVLVLIDGIRLNQAGLSGSSDLSQIPLSLVQKVEYIRGARSAVYGSDAIGGVVNIITTREKNGTTLSAGIGSNGYQSYDAVTQKAFGDSTTATLAGNYVYTKGFDVVAYGTASPAQPDRDGFMSKSLYGTVEHKFGEHFSGFLRGYGYDNRTDYDNFSAVDTRQLYSQTWDTGLRYQSGIYSTQLIGSYSHSKDYDYDPLRGLHGVGATLVDSQQYNAQWGNTLQVGTGTVSAGVDWQDQIIKPDSTNVNREESQHNTGIYLTGQQRFASVVLEGSVRGDDQSEFGWHSTWQTGASWEFIEGYRLIASYGTAFKAPNMGQLYGRFGSNRDLQPEESKQWESGVEGLTGPVTWRVSGYRNDIDNLIDATGSTGYVYENVGKAKIKGIEATASFDTGPVGHRISYDYVDSRNAITDEPLARRAKQQVKYQLDWQVFDLDWSVTYQYLGGRYDKDYGNYVPAIDDYQTVKLGGVSLWDLAASYPITSHLTVRGRIANLFDKDYETAYGYRTAGREYYLTGSYTF, from the coding sequence ATGATTAAAAAAATTTCGCTGCTGACGGCGCTTTCCGTCACGGCATTTTCTGGCTGGGCACAGGAAAACAGTTCATCTCCAAATTCGTCATCGGAAAAAAATGCCGATGATATGGTAGTCACAGCAAATCGTTTCGCACAGCCAGTTTCGTCGGTGCTGGCACCCACGACTGTAGTGACCAGAGAAGAGATCGAGCGTTTGCAGGCGAAGAGCCTGACTGATGTTATGCGCCGCTTGCCGGGTGTGGACATCGGACAAAACGGCGGCTTAGGGCAAAAAAGTTCGTTGTTTATCCGTGGGACTAACTCGAGCCATGTGTTGGTGCTGATCGATGGTATTCGCCTTAATCAAGCGGGTCTAAGTGGTTCATCTGACCTCAGCCAAATCCCCCTCTCACTGGTGCAGAAAGTTGAATATATTCGTGGCGCACGTTCTGCGGTTTATGGTTCTGATGCAATTGGCGGCGTAGTAAACATCATCACCACCAGAGAGAAGAACGGTACGACGCTGTCCGCTGGTATCGGCTCTAATGGGTATCAATCTTATGATGCAGTAACGCAAAAAGCATTTGGCGACAGTACAACAGCGACATTGGCTGGTAATTACGTCTACACCAAAGGATTTGACGTGGTTGCTTACGGTACTGCTTCGCCCGCGCAACCCGACCGTGACGGATTTATGAGTAAATCGCTGTATGGGACGGTTGAACATAAGTTTGGTGAGCATTTTAGCGGTTTTTTACGGGGCTATGGTTATGACAACCGTACTGACTACGATAACTTCTCAGCAGTAGATACTCGCCAGCTTTATAGCCAAACATGGGATACCGGTCTGCGTTATCAGAGCGGCATCTACTCCACGCAGCTAATTGGAAGCTATAGCCATAGCAAGGATTATGACTACGATCCGCTCCGAGGCCTACATGGTGTTGGTGCGACGTTAGTTGATTCTCAGCAATACAACGCACAGTGGGGCAATACACTGCAAGTGGGCACGGGTACAGTGAGTGCTGGTGTTGATTGGCAGGATCAGATCATCAAGCCTGATTCAACTAATGTGAACCGAGAGGAAAGCCAGCACAATACTGGTATTTACCTGACTGGTCAGCAACGTTTTGCTTCCGTAGTGCTTGAAGGGTCTGTACGTGGCGACGATCAATCTGAATTCGGTTGGCATAGTACTTGGCAAACCGGGGCGTCCTGGGAATTTATTGAAGGCTATCGCCTGATTGCTTCTTATGGTACTGCATTTAAAGCGCCAAATATGGGACAGCTATATGGAAGGTTTGGCAGCAACCGTGACCTTCAGCCAGAAGAAAGTAAACAGTGGGAAAGTGGGGTTGAAGGCCTTACTGGGCCAGTTACATGGAGGGTTTCTGGATACCGCAATGACATCGACAATCTGATTGATGCAACAGGCAGTACAGGTTACGTTTATGAAAATGTCGGTAAAGCCAAAATCAAAGGAATTGAAGCCACCGCCAGTTTTGACACTGGGCCTGTAGGTCATCGTATTAGCTATGACTATGTTGACTCACGTAATGCCATCACCGATGAGCCACTGGCTCGCCGTGCAAAGCAGCAGGTGAAATATCAACTGGATTGGCAGGTGTTCGACCTCGATTGGAGCGTAACGTACCAATATCTGGGAGGTCGTTATGACAAAGATTATGGCAATTATGTTCCTGCGATTGATGACTACCAGACTGTCAAGCTTGGCGGCGTAAGCCTCTGGGATCTCGCTGCCTCATATCCGATCACCTCTCATCTGACAGTTCGTGGTAGAATCGCCAACCTGTTTGATAAAGATTATGAGACGGCATATGGCTACCGCACGGCAGGGCGAGAATACTATCTCACAGGAAGCTATACCTTCTAA
- the murI gene encoding glutamate racemase, with translation MATARQGENTISQEAIPSNLPSRPTVLVFDSGVGGLSVYDEIRQLLPDLHYIYAFDNEAFPYGEKSQQFIIERVVEIVNAVQLRHQLALVVIACNTASTISLPALRERFTFPVVGVVPAVKPAAKLTRNGVVGLLATRATVQRPYTHELIARFATDCQILSLGSSELVELAEAKLQGETISISELQRILRPWLRLPEPPDTVVLGCTHFPLLAEELKMALPDGTRLVDSGSAIAKRTAWLIANLDNPPLSTDKNLVYCLTITPKVATLWPILQRYGFDSLEKLPL, from the coding sequence ATGGCTACCGCACGGCAGGGCGAGAATACTATCTCACAGGAAGCTATACCTTCTAACCTGCCATCTCGTCCTACGGTTCTGGTCTTCGATTCCGGCGTAGGCGGGCTGTCTGTTTATGATGAAATCCGGCAGCTCTTGCCGGATCTTCACTATATATACGCATTCGATAACGAAGCGTTTCCGTATGGTGAAAAATCACAGCAGTTTATTATCGAGCGCGTGGTTGAGATTGTTAACGCAGTTCAACTACGCCATCAGCTCGCATTGGTTGTAATCGCCTGTAATACGGCGAGTACGATTTCCCTTCCTGCCCTGCGTGAGCGCTTTACTTTCCCTGTCGTGGGCGTTGTCCCTGCGGTGAAGCCTGCGGCTAAGCTGACGCGCAACGGCGTTGTCGGCCTATTGGCAACGCGCGCAACGGTTCAACGTCCGTATACGCACGAACTGATTGCCCGTTTTGCGACGGATTGCCAAATTTTGTCATTGGGATCGTCAGAACTAGTCGAGTTAGCAGAAGCGAAATTGCAGGGGGAGACGATCTCCATTTCTGAACTGCAAAGAATTCTGCGCCCTTGGCTGCGTTTACCGGAACCGCCAGATACGGTCGTGCTTGGATGTACGCATTTTCCATTATTAGCAGAAGAACTGAAAATGGCCTTGCCAGATGGTACACGTCTTGTGGATTCTGGTTCTGCTATAGCTAAAAGAACAGCATGGCTAATTGCTAATCTGGATAATCCTCCACTTTCGACAGATAAGAATCTGGTTTACTGCCTGACGATTACACCTAAAGTCGCCACGCTGTGGCCAATATTGCAGCGTTATGGCTTCGATTCGCTGGAAAAACTGCCACTTTGA
- the murB gene encoding UDP-N-acetylmuramate dehydrogenase, translating into MASSVISLKSYNSFSLPVSASCIKVADTQEKLIEGWRVASASQEPILLLGEGSNVLFLEDFLGTILLNRLKGIDIREESDGWYLHVGAGENWHQLVEYTLKRGIAGLENLALIPGCVGSAPIQNIGAYGIELQHVCDYVDVLDLAEGKVMRFTSEECQFGYRESIFKHQYRSGFAITAVGLFLKKEWNPILNYGDLVKLDPTTVTPLQVFDSVCHMRRSKLPDPVVTGNAGSFFKNPIIAQQHAERILREYPNAPQYLQADGNVKLAAGWLIDQCKLKGFQLGGAAVHEKQALVLINKNNSKSSDIVELARYVRNQVSEKFSIQLEPEVRFIAAHGEVNAIEVLS; encoded by the coding sequence ATGGCGTCGAGCGTTATTTCATTAAAGTCTTATAACTCTTTCTCATTACCTGTTTCCGCATCTTGTATTAAGGTTGCGGATACTCAGGAGAAATTGATTGAAGGATGGCGCGTCGCCAGTGCATCACAAGAGCCGATTTTGTTGCTAGGGGAAGGGAGTAATGTCCTTTTTCTTGAAGACTTTTTAGGTACTATTCTGCTAAATCGGCTTAAGGGTATAGATATTCGAGAAGAAAGCGATGGCTGGTATCTTCATGTTGGTGCAGGTGAGAATTGGCATCAATTAGTTGAATATACACTTAAGCGTGGCATTGCTGGGTTAGAAAATCTGGCATTAATTCCCGGATGTGTGGGTTCTGCACCGATACAGAATATCGGTGCGTACGGTATCGAGTTACAGCATGTTTGTGATTATGTTGACGTGTTAGATCTGGCTGAAGGTAAAGTCATGCGTTTTACCTCTGAGGAATGCCAGTTCGGTTACCGTGAAAGCATATTTAAGCATCAATACCGCTCTGGATTTGCGATCACCGCTGTAGGGCTTTTTTTAAAGAAAGAGTGGAACCCGATACTTAACTACGGTGATTTGGTCAAGCTGGACCCTACAACCGTTACGCCACTGCAGGTATTTGACTCTGTATGTCATATGCGTCGAAGTAAACTCCCAGACCCTGTAGTGACAGGTAATGCTGGTAGCTTCTTCAAAAATCCAATAATTGCACAACAGCATGCCGAACGTATTTTACGAGAGTATCCAAACGCACCTCAGTATTTGCAAGCCGATGGTAACGTTAAATTGGCAGCTGGATGGTTAATTGATCAGTGTAAACTTAAAGGATTCCAGCTTGGTGGTGCTGCTGTTCACGAGAAACAGGCATTAGTTCTGATTAATAAAAATAATTCAAAAAGCTCAGATATTGTTGAATTAGCTCGTTACGTCCGCAACCAAGTTTCTGAAAAATTCTCCATACAGCTGGAACCTGAAGTTCGCTTTATTGCTGCGCATGGAGAGGTCAATGCCATCGAGGTATTATCATGA
- the birA gene encoding bifunctional biotin--[acetyl-CoA-carboxylase] ligase/biotin operon repressor BirA has translation MRDITVPLKLIKILSDGEFYSGELLGEMMGMSRAAINKHIQTIRDWGIDIFTVTGKGYSLPAPMQLLDEEVILKDLPEGGVTVLPVVDSTNQYILERLDTLSSGDACLAEYQQAGRGRRGRQWFSPFGANLYLSLYWRLEQGPAAAVGVSLVIGIVMAEVLHKLGADGVRVKWPNDLYLKDRKLAGILVELTGKTGDAANLVIGAGINLQMRAPAPDTINQGWINLQEAGIEINRNTLASTLISELRSALAVFELQGLEPFIPRWEKLDNYFNRPIRLIIGNREIHGVDRGIDRQGALLLEADGLITPYIGGEISLRGA, from the coding sequence ATGAGAGATATTACAGTTCCTCTTAAGTTGATTAAAATTCTCTCTGATGGGGAGTTTTATTCCGGTGAGTTGCTGGGCGAAATGATGGGGATGAGCCGTGCTGCGATTAATAAACACATTCAAACTATACGCGACTGGGGAATTGATATATTTACTGTAACGGGTAAGGGCTATTCTTTGCCAGCGCCTATGCAGTTATTAGATGAAGAGGTTATCCTTAAGGACCTACCTGAAGGTGGCGTAACGGTTTTACCTGTCGTCGATTCTACGAATCAGTACATTTTAGAACGATTGGATACACTGTCCTCCGGTGATGCATGCCTTGCTGAATATCAGCAGGCTGGGCGTGGTCGTCGGGGGCGGCAATGGTTTTCACCCTTTGGTGCGAATTTGTATTTGTCCTTATATTGGCGCTTAGAGCAGGGACCCGCTGCGGCTGTTGGCGTGAGTCTGGTTATCGGTATCGTAATGGCCGAAGTGCTACATAAGCTGGGTGCTGATGGTGTTCGAGTCAAATGGCCTAATGACTTATATTTGAAGGATAGAAAGTTGGCTGGCATTCTTGTCGAGCTGACAGGGAAAACTGGGGATGCTGCTAATTTAGTCATTGGTGCAGGTATTAATCTACAAATGAGAGCACCTGCTCCAGATACGATTAATCAAGGCTGGATAAATTTACAAGAGGCAGGTATAGAGATTAATCGTAATACTCTCGCTTCGACTCTTATTTCTGAATTAAGAAGCGCTTTGGCCGTCTTTGAACTACAAGGTCTTGAACCATTTATTCCCAGATGGGAAAAGTTGGATAACTATTTTAATCGTCCGATCCGCTTGATTATCGGTAATCGCGAAATTCATGGGGTAGACCGAGGAATCGATCGCCAGGGTGCATTGTTATTAGAAGCTGATGGTTTGATAACACCGTATATTGGTGGGGAAATTTCTCTGCGCGGCGCATAA
- the coaA gene encoding type I pantothenate kinase, whose protein sequence is MSNREQSLATPYLQFNRSQWAALRDSVPLTLTEEEIVKLKGINEDLSLDEVAEIYLPLSRLLNFYISSNLRRQAVLEQFLGTDGQKIPYIIGIAGSVAVGKSTTARVLQALLSRWPEHRSVELITTDGFLHPNKVLKERDLMKKKGFPQSYDMHSLVKFVSDIKSGTHKVTAPTYSHLTYDIVPNNNKVLEQPDILILEGLNVLQSGMDYPHDPHRVFVSDFVDFSIYVDAPETLLKTWYINRFLKFRQGAFSNPNSYFHNYAKLAKEEAVGIASQLWAEINGLNLKENILPTRERASLIMTKSANHAVECVRLRK, encoded by the coding sequence ATGAGCAACAGAGAGCAATCCTTGGCCACGCCATATCTACAATTTAACCGCAGCCAATGGGCCGCCTTGCGCGATTCCGTCCCGTTAACGCTGACAGAGGAAGAAATCGTTAAGCTCAAAGGCATTAACGAAGACCTTTCATTAGACGAAGTCGCGGAAATTTATCTGCCGCTATCTCGCCTGCTCAATTTCTATATAAGCTCTAATTTACGCCGTCAGGCTGTGCTCGAGCAGTTTTTAGGAACCGATGGCCAAAAAATACCTTACATAATCGGCATCGCAGGTAGTGTCGCTGTAGGGAAAAGTACCACAGCCCGTGTGCTCCAAGCGTTATTAAGCCGCTGGCCGGAACATCGCAGTGTAGAACTTATTACAACCGATGGATTTCTTCATCCAAATAAGGTGCTAAAAGAACGCGACTTGATGAAGAAAAAAGGCTTTCCACAGTCATATGATATGCACAGCCTGGTAAAATTTGTTTCTGATATAAAGTCAGGGACACACAAAGTCACAGCTCCGACTTATTCCCATCTGACATATGATATCGTCCCTAATAACAATAAAGTGTTGGAACAACCTGATATTTTAATATTAGAAGGGTTGAATGTTTTACAAAGCGGAATGGACTATCCACATGATCCACATAGAGTTTTCGTTTCTGATTTTGTAGATTTCTCTATCTATGTGGATGCACCTGAAACACTGCTAAAAACATGGTATATAAATCGCTTTTTGAAATTTAGACAAGGTGCATTCTCAAATCCAAATTCATACTTCCATAATTATGCAAAATTGGCGAAAGAAGAAGCCGTCGGTATTGCATCTCAGTTATGGGCGGAAATTAATGGACTTAATCTAAAAGAAAATATCCTTCCCACTCGGGAGAGAGCGAGTCTTATTATGACTAAAAGTGCTAATCATGCCGTTGAATGTGTTCGATTAAGAAAGTAA
- a CDS encoding GNAT family N-acetyltransferase, giving the protein MKTVQLNAATLPVYREELANLLIDAVEKGASVGYHSPLSHKEATEYFHSLQKSVSNGERMIWVARDEEGIVGSVQLELCQKTNGKNRAEIQKLLVHSRTRRAGIGRLLIQLLEKSALLQQRGLLYLDTQAGSPAEAFYRALGYRHLGELPDYACTPDGYYHPTAIYYKRLFAVNGLGKAIAS; this is encoded by the coding sequence ATGAAAACCGTTCAACTCAATGCAGCAACCTTGCCTGTCTATCGTGAGGAACTGGCTAATCTATTGATAGATGCTGTAGAAAAAGGCGCTTCTGTTGGATACCACTCGCCACTGTCCCATAAAGAAGCCACAGAATATTTTCATAGTTTGCAAAAATCAGTTTCCAACGGTGAACGTATGATATGGGTGGCGCGCGATGAGGAGGGTATCGTCGGAAGCGTACAGCTCGAGTTGTGTCAAAAAACAAACGGAAAAAACAGAGCTGAAATTCAAAAATTACTGGTCCATAGCCGCACAAGAAGAGCGGGAATAGGCCGACTGCTCATTCAGCTATTGGAAAAGAGCGCACTTTTACAGCAGAGGGGCTTGCTCTACTTAGACACCCAAGCAGGTTCCCCCGCAGAAGCGTTTTACCGTGCCTTGGGTTATCGCCATCTGGGAGAATTGCCAGACTATGCTTGCACACCTGATGGCTATTACCACCCAACAGCCATCTATTATAAGCGTCTCTTTGCTGTGAATGGTTTAGGTAAAGCCATCGCTAGCTAG
- the tuf gene encoding elongation factor Tu → MSKEKFERTKPHVNVGTIGHVDHGKTTLTAAITTVLAKTYGGSARAFDQIDNAPEEKARGITINTSHVEYDTPSRHYAHVDCPGHADYVKNMITGAAQMDGAILVVAATDGPMPQTREHILLGRQVGVPFIIVFLNKCDMVDDEELLELVEMEVRELLSQYDFPGDDTPVVRGSALKALEGEAEWEAKIIELAEHLDSYIPEPERAIDKPFLLPIEDVFSISGRGTVVTGRVERGIVKVGEEVEIVGIKDTAKSTCTGVEMFRKLLDEGRAGENVGVLLRGIKREEIERGQVLAKPGSIKPHTQFESEVYILSKDEGGRHTPFFKGYRPQFYFRTTDVTGTIELPEGVEMVMPGDNIKMVVTLIHPIAMDDGLRFAIREGGRTVGAGVVAKVIA, encoded by the coding sequence ATGTCTAAAGAAAAATTTGAACGTACAAAACCGCACGTTAACGTCGGTACTATCGGCCACGTTGACCATGGTAAAACAACGCTGACCGCTGCAATCACTACCGTTCTGGCTAAAACCTACGGTGGTAGCGCGCGTGCATTCGACCAGATCGATAACGCACCGGAAGAAAAAGCACGTGGTATCACCATCAACACGTCTCACGTTGAATACGATACCCCGTCTCGCCACTACGCGCACGTTGACTGCCCAGGACACGCCGACTATGTGAAAAACATGATCACCGGTGCTGCCCAGATGGATGGCGCGATCCTGGTTGTTGCTGCGACTGACGGCCCAATGCCTCAGACTCGTGAGCACATCCTGCTGGGTCGTCAGGTTGGCGTTCCTTTCATCATCGTGTTCCTGAACAAATGTGACATGGTTGATGACGAAGAGCTGCTGGAACTGGTTGAGATGGAAGTGCGTGAGCTGCTGTCTCAGTACGACTTCCCAGGCGACGACACCCCAGTGGTTCGTGGTTCTGCTCTGAAAGCGCTGGAAGGCGAAGCTGAATGGGAAGCAAAAATCATCGAACTGGCAGAGCACCTGGATTCTTACATCCCAGAACCAGAGCGTGCCATTGACAAGCCGTTCCTGCTGCCAATCGAAGACGTATTCTCCATCTCCGGTCGTGGTACTGTTGTTACCGGTCGTGTAGAGCGCGGTATCGTTAAAGTCGGTGAAGAAGTTGAAATCGTTGGTATCAAGGATACGGCGAAATCTACCTGTACTGGCGTAGAAATGTTCCGCAAACTGCTGGACGAAGGTCGTGCAGGTGAGAACGTTGGTGTTCTGCTGCGTGGTATCAAGCGTGAAGAAATCGAGCGTGGTCAGGTACTGGCTAAGCCGGGTTCAATCAAGCCGCACACTCAGTTCGAATCCGAAGTGTATATCCTGAGCAAAGATGAAGGCGGCCGTCATACTCCGTTCTTCAAAGGCTACCGTCCTCAGTTCTACTTCCGTACAACTGACGTAACGGGCACCATCGAACTGCCAGAAGGCGTAGAGATGGTAATGCCGGGCGACAACATCAAAATGGTTGTTACCCTGATCCACCCAATCGCGATGGACGACGGTTTGCGTTTCGCCATCCGTGAAGGCGGCCGTACAGTAGGCGCGGGCGTTGTTGCTAAAGTTATCGCTTAA
- the secE gene encoding preprotein translocase subunit SecE encodes MSANTEAQDSGRGLEVIKWLVVGALLVVAIVGNYYYREFSLPLRALAVVILIAAAGGVALLTTKGKATVAFAREARTEVRKVIWPTRQETLHTTLIVAAVTAVMSLILWGLDGILVRLVSFITGLRF; translated from the coding sequence ATGAGTGCGAATACCGAAGCTCAGGATAGTGGGCGTGGCCTGGAAGTGATTAAGTGGTTGGTAGTAGGTGCCTTGCTGGTTGTTGCGATTGTTGGCAATTATTATTACCGCGAATTTAGTCTTCCTCTGCGTGCATTGGCCGTTGTTATCCTGATCGCCGCAGCCGGTGGTGTGGCACTGCTGACCACGAAAGGCAAAGCAACCGTAGCGTTTGCTCGCGAAGCGCGTACCGAAGTGCGCAAAGTAATTTGGCCGACTCGTCAGGAAACGTTACACACCACGTTAATCGTTGCCGCGGTGACTGCCGTGATGTCACTGATTTTGTGGGGGCTGGATGGTATTCTGGTCCGTCTGGTATCGTTTATCACTGGCCTGAGGTTCTAA
- the nusG gene encoding transcription termination/antitermination protein NusG, with translation MSEAPKKRWYVVQAFSGFEGRVAQSLREHIKLHNMEELFGEVMVPTEEVVEIRGGQRRKSERKFFPGYVLVQMVMEDASWHLVRSVPRVMGFIGGTSDRPAPISDKEVDAIMNRLQQVGDKPRPKTLFEPGEMVRVNDGPFADFNGVVEEVDYEKSRLKVSVSIFGRATPVELDFAQVEKG, from the coding sequence ATGTCTGAAGCTCCAAAAAAACGTTGGTACGTCGTTCAGGCGTTTTCTGGTTTTGAAGGTCGCGTAGCACAATCTCTGCGTGAGCATATCAAACTCCATAATATGGAAGAGCTGTTTGGCGAAGTCATGGTTCCGACTGAAGAAGTCGTTGAGATCCGTGGTGGCCAGCGTCGCAAGAGCGAACGCAAGTTTTTCCCTGGTTATGTTTTAGTACAGATGGTGATGGAAGATGCCAGTTGGCATCTTGTACGCAGCGTACCTCGTGTTATGGGGTTCATTGGCGGCACATCTGACCGTCCTGCTCCAATTAGTGACAAAGAAGTGGATGCGATCATGAATCGTCTCCAGCAGGTTGGCGACAAGCCTCGTCCGAAAACGCTGTTTGAACCGGGCGAAATGGTTCGTGTCAACGATGGTCCATTTGCCGACTTTAACGGTGTTGTTGAAGAAGTAGACTATGAGAAGAGCCGCCTGAAGGTGTCTGTTTCTATATTTGGTCGTGCGACACCTGTTGAACTGGACTTTGCTCAGGTCGAAAAAGGCTAA
- the rplK gene encoding 50S ribosomal protein L11, giving the protein MAKKVQAYVKLQVAAGMANPSPPVGPALGQQGVNIMEFCKAFNAKTESLEKGLPTPVVITVYSDRSFTFVTKTPPAAVLLKKAAGIKSGSGKPNKDKVGKVTSAQVREIAETKAADMTGSDVDAMARSIAGTARSMGLVVED; this is encoded by the coding sequence ATGGCCAAGAAAGTACAAGCCTACGTCAAGCTGCAAGTTGCAGCTGGTATGGCTAACCCGAGCCCACCGGTAGGTCCGGCTCTGGGTCAGCAAGGTGTTAACATCATGGAATTCTGTAAGGCGTTCAACGCTAAAACTGAAAGCCTTGAGAAGGGTCTGCCGACTCCGGTTGTTATTACCGTTTATTCTGACCGTTCTTTCACCTTCGTTACCAAAACGCCTCCAGCAGCTGTTCTGCTGAAGAAAGCGGCTGGTATCAAGTCTGGTTCCGGCAAGCCGAACAAAGACAAAGTTGGTAAAGTAACGAGCGCTCAGGTTCGTGAAATCGCAGAAACTAAAGCTGCGGACATGACTGGTTCTGATGTAGACGCCATGGCGCGCTCTATCGCAGGTACCGCTCGTTCCATGGGCCTGGTAGTGGAGGATTAA